The DNA segment GGGTAAAGAGTAAAGACATGTTGGAGAACAACTATTTTGAGCATCAATCACCGGTGTACGGTTCTCCATTTGAAATGCTAAGCACCTTTGGAATAAACTTTAGCACTGCCGGTGAAAACATTGCCCTCTACCACGATGTTACAGCTGCTCACCAGGGATTGATGAACTCCCCTGGGCACCGGGAAAATATTTTACGAGAAGAATTCTCCCAGCTGGGTATCGGGATCATCAAAGCAGCAGATGGGAGACTTTATATAACCCAGCTCTTTATTGGCTAAGTAAACGCAGACAGGCTGGCACCGCCAGCCTGTCTTTTCGTGTTAATAAAAAACGTCCCGAAGAACGTTTATAATACAAGATTTTGTGGAGGATGTGAGCTGACAGTGTCCAGACGCTCAGAAACAGCCTCCTGGAGGTCGATGCCCAGTAATTGGGATAGCGACCGGCAAACCTGAATCATTTTATAGAGGAGAATGATATCACTGCGGCCACCGACAATTCCTGCCGTTAATTGGTGTAACTTATAGAGATGGTCCCAGATATCCCCGAATAACTTATCCACATGAAAGTCTTCCCACTCTTGGCTGCCCCAAATATCTCCCCAATCCGGAAACTGGCTAGGGAAGCTAACAATCTGAATTACGATGTCTGCTAACTTGGGGGCACACTGGCAATCGGGAACATTGTCACAGGCATTGGCAATACCTGAAATGCTGCTGTGGAGCATTACAATCCGCTGGTGAAACTCCGCTGTCTGCTGATGGTCCCCCAGGTTATCCCGGAGTTCGGCTAGTTGTTGCTGAAGCTGAGACAACCGCATAAGTAAACCTCCTGGCCGTGCCTGCATGAGCGGGCGTTGTTAGGTCTATTATATCCTTCACAGGGGTATGCTGTAAATGCCTAAGAGGGGTGATTTTGCATTTTACGCACTTTTTATGGTGGTTTGCCCCAGTTATTGCATTGTTTTTGGTAGTGAGTTGAGTTGACCTTCCAACTTAAGCCACAATAAAGGGGACGGTCAGCCGTCCCCACACGCGGTATCAAAACTATTTGTTGGTTTTTTTGCGAATCGGAACCTGTCCCTGGCCGGCGTTCCTTACCTTATAGATATCCCTCTGTTCTTTATCCCGGGGCTCGCCATGGCTGAGACCTAGTTCTTCAGCAATTTCCTCATAATCCCGGTTGCGTCCAAGGGCATCTTTGTATTTCTTTTTAGGCACTTTTTCACCTCCTGCTCATAGTATCACCGGAACCCAAGCGTAAAATTGTTCCGTCGTGCAGGAAATAACCGCCAGGCAGCGAAGTATACTACAAAGAGAGTAATAATAATCATTACCGATGGGAGTGATAAAATGGAGTATAACGTACGTCTATGTGGTGCCGCGGGGCAGGGCCTGCAATCGGTGGGAAAGGTGCTGATCTCCGCACTGTCAAAAACAGGTTGGCATATCTATGCCCACCAGGATTATGAATCACGGATACGCGGCGGAGCGAATTTTTTTCAAATTAGGATTAGTGATAGACCACTGACTACCTTTTCTCCTCAGGTTGACTTGCTTGTGGCGCTGAGTAGCGAATCCTACCAGATCTTTGCTGATGACCTTCATCCGCAAAGCATATGTTTTCATCCTGGCCCGGAGAAACTGAACCGGGACTTCACAGAGCATATCTTTAATCCGGAAACTGTCGCCCAAGAAAGCGGTGGCAACAAACGAATGGCCAGCGCCGTCGTGGCTGGTTTGGTCTGGGCCACTGTCAGCGAAGACCATGAACCGGTGTTGGCTGAGCTGGCAGAGTTTTTTGGCGCTCGCGACCAGGAGATTGGAGAGGGCAATCGCAAAGCAGGGGCGGCTGGCGTGGAATTGGCCCGACAGCTTGGTATTAAAGCACTTGCTGGTGGACCACGTCCCGAGGCTGGCCGAATGGTGCTGCGGGGCAATGATGCTGTTGCGTTGGGCGCACTGGCTGCCGGAGTAAAATATGTTGCAGCTTACCCCATGACCCCTTCCACAAGTATCACTGAACTCATTGCGGCGGAAGGAAAAAAGTTGGGCGTCAGCGTGGAGCAGGCAGAGGATGAGATTGCAGCCATAAATATGGCGATTGGCGCCGGCTATACCGGTGTCCGTGCCATGACCACCACCTCCGGCGGTGGCTTCTGCTTGATGACCGAGGCAATTGGCTTGGCCGGAAGCGCGGAAATTCCAGTGGTTGTTGTCAATGGCCAGCGTCCCGGGCCCAGTACAGGGCTACCCACGCGCACCGAACAGGGTGATTTGTTGTTTGCAGTGCATTCTGGCCATGGGGATTTTCCTGTTGCAGTTTTGGCCCCGGGCAGCATCGAAGAGGCGTTTTATATTATGGGCGATGCATTTAACTTTGCGGAGCAATACCAGATACCGGTGATTGTGCTGACTGATCAGTATCTTGCCGATAGCTTCCAGACGCTCTCGGAACTTGCCCCGGACCGGATTAAAATTGACAGAGGCAAATTGGCAGAGCCCAGTGAGAACTATAAGCGCTATCAGTTGACCAGTGATGGCATCTCCCCTCGTCTATTTCCCGGAGCCGAACCGGCTGTAGTTGTCTCGGCCGGAGATGAACATAACGAAGAGGGGCACCTGATTGAGGATGCCGAAACCCGGATTGCAATGATGGAAAAACGCATGAATAAATTAAAGCAGATCTCAGTTCTGCAGCCGGTAACATGTGGAGAAACAAAGCAGCCGACGCTCAGCCTAATTACTTGGGGCTCGACTTGGGGCATTGTTCAGGAAGCCGTGCAGGACTTGGTTAGTTCTGGAGTTTCTGTCCAGGGAATTCACCTGCCACAGTTGGCTCCGTTGCCGGCTGAAGCATTACAGGCCATTCTTTCTGCTGGGCCAGTATATACGGTGGAAAGCAACTTCAGTGGTCAACTGGCAACTTTGCTGAAAGGGCACGGCTTTACAATATCCGGAACGTGCAGCCGTTATGACGGCCGTCCACTGGAAGTGAGACAGATAATTGAGTATGTCAGGGAGGTGCAAGGTTGATGAGGGATATCAAAGAATATGCCGGTGGCACACCTGCTTGGTGCCCCGGTTGTGGTGACTTCGCGATCCTTGATGCTGTGAAGCAGGCGTTGGCAGAAATGGATATTTCCCCCTCCCGGGCAGTAGTAGTCTCCGGAATTGGTCAGGCGGGCAAATTACCCCACTATATGCGGGTGAACACCTTGAATACCCTCCATGGTCGGACCTTGCCAACAGCAACGGCTGTTACGCAGGTCAATCCGCAATTGACAGTGTTTGCTGTGGGCGGTGACGGAGATGGCTATGGCGAAGGCGGAAATCATTTTCTCCACGCCCTGAGGCGAAACCCTGATATGACTTACATCGTCTGCGACAACCGGGTGTTTGGCCTTACCAAGGGGCAGGCATCGCCGACCTCCGATGTCGGGACCCTGGGTGGGTTGACCCCCCAAGGAACTGTGTATCCAGCATTGAATCCGCTGGCGCTGGCAATAATGCTGGAGGCTGGTTCGGTGGCCCGTGGTTTTTCCGGCGCCAAGGAGCATCTGGTGAACCTAATAAAAGACGCGGTCAGGACACCGGGGTTCTCGCTAATAGATGTGCTGCAGCCATGTGTGTCTTTCAATAAAGTGAATACCTGGCAGTGGTATCGTGAGCGGGTTTATGAGCTCGAGGCCGACTATAATCCCACTGATCAGCAACAGGCGCTTGCGCTTGCGCGCCAGTGGGATGAGCAGATACCGATTGGTGTGCTTTATCGTTCCGGCCGCGAAAGCAGTATAGCGCCCGAAAACCTTGTTTCGGCAGAGCTGCGTCCGAACCTGGAACCGCTGCTGGACAGATATCGCGTATAAAGAATCTCCCCGTCAGGGGAGTTCTTTATTGGATTGCCAACAGATGGCAAGGGTGTTATACTGAGCAACGTAGTGGCCGGCAGGATTTTTGTTTTTAGAGGCGAAAACATACACTGTTGTTACATATATATAAATAACTCAACTTTCCCACTACAGAAGTGGTGATGAACCTTGAAAAATGAATATAATCACGCAACCAGCTGCAAACGTTCTTTGAGAAAAAGCGGCAGTGCGCCGATGAACTGGTCAATGAGCGCCTGAGCTTGATCTTCTGTCAAGACTGTAGAGTTTCTGAGCATGTCAATCATGGTATCGATCAGAAGTTTCACAGCTTTAGCATATTCGATATCTTTGATTTCATCACAAAGGCGAAAGAATATTTCACCCCACGTTTTCTCATCATGCTCAAGCCTTACAGATTCAGCAATCATCATGTAACGCAAGAAGACAATACTTGTGCTAGCAATTTGTGCTTC comes from the Bacillota bacterium genome and includes:
- a CDS encoding 2-oxoacid:acceptor oxidoreductase subunit alpha; the protein is MEYNVRLCGAAGQGLQSVGKVLISALSKTGWHIYAHQDYESRIRGGANFFQIRISDRPLTTFSPQVDLLVALSSESYQIFADDLHPQSICFHPGPEKLNRDFTEHIFNPETVAQESGGNKRMASAVVAGLVWATVSEDHEPVLAELAEFFGARDQEIGEGNRKAGAAGVELARQLGIKALAGGPRPEAGRMVLRGNDAVALGALAAGVKYVAAYPMTPSTSITELIAAEGKKLGVSVEQAEDEIAAINMAIGAGYTGVRAMTTTSGGGFCLMTEAIGLAGSAEIPVVVVNGQRPGPSTGLPTRTEQGDLLFAVHSGHGDFPVAVLAPGSIEEAFYIMGDAFNFAEQYQIPVIVLTDQYLADSFQTLSELAPDRIKIDRGKLAEPSENYKRYQLTSDGISPRLFPGAEPAVVVSAGDEHNEEGHLIEDAETRIAMMEKRMNKLKQISVLQPVTCGETKQPTLSLITWGSTWGIVQEAVQDLVSSGVSVQGIHLPQLAPLPAEALQAILSAGPVYTVESNFSGQLATLLKGHGFTISGTCSRYDGRPLEVRQIIEYVREVQG
- a CDS encoding 2-oxoacid ferredoxin oxidoreductase (catalyzes the coenzyme A-dependent decarboxylation of 2-oxoacids, such as pyruvate and 2-oxoglutarate); the encoded protein is MRDIKEYAGGTPAWCPGCGDFAILDAVKQALAEMDISPSRAVVVSGIGQAGKLPHYMRVNTLNTLHGRTLPTATAVTQVNPQLTVFAVGGDGDGYGEGGNHFLHALRRNPDMTYIVCDNRVFGLTKGQASPTSDVGTLGGLTPQGTVYPALNPLALAIMLEAGSVARGFSGAKEHLVNLIKDAVRTPGFSLIDVLQPCVSFNKVNTWQWYRERVYELEADYNPTDQQQALALARQWDEQIPIGVLYRSGRESSIAPENLVSAELRPNLEPLLDRYRV